A genomic region of Prevotella scopos JCM 17725 contains the following coding sequences:
- a CDS encoding GNAT family N-acetyltransferase, producing MFEVKQYTQEQAQAWNEFIEDSRQGTFLFNRSYMDYHADRFQDASLMIYRKGQLYALLPANRLGDILYSHQGLTYGGLITKKQATTAEICEVFIRINKYLYNSEIQRVVYKPTPWIYHCYPAEEDLYAIINICHAQLMGRDVSSTIPFISRMKFKEIRRRGIKKAIHAGVTVRESKDFATFWDILDKNLTNKYATHPVHSLEELILLHSRFPNSIKLFMAYNDKEIAIGGTIIYEMPQVVHTQYISASPEGKKIGALDLLFDYILNNVYANHKGYFDFGKSTEEQGKVLNEPLIFQKEGFGGRGVCYDCYTWETKSNIE from the coding sequence ATGTTTGAAGTAAAGCAATACACGCAAGAACAAGCACAAGCGTGGAACGAGTTTATTGAGGATTCACGACAAGGAACATTCCTCTTCAACCGTTCCTATATGGATTATCATGCCGATAGATTTCAGGATGCTTCGCTGATGATTTATCGAAAAGGACAGCTCTATGCACTCTTACCTGCTAATCGTTTAGGCGACATACTTTACTCTCATCAAGGATTGACTTACGGTGGACTTATAACAAAGAAACAGGCTACTACAGCTGAGATTTGTGAGGTCTTTATAAGGATTAACAAATATCTTTATAACTCAGAGATACAAAGAGTTGTATATAAACCTACTCCATGGATATACCATTGCTATCCTGCAGAAGAAGACCTTTATGCTATTATCAATATATGCCATGCCCAGCTGATGGGTCGTGATGTATCAAGCACAATTCCTTTTATTTCAAGAATGAAGTTTAAAGAAATTCGTCGCAGAGGAATTAAAAAGGCTATACATGCTGGAGTTACTGTTCGTGAGAGTAAAGACTTTGCAACTTTTTGGGATATTCTCGATAAGAACCTCACCAATAAGTATGCTACTCACCCTGTACACTCCCTTGAAGAGTTAATTTTACTTCACAGTCGGTTTCCTAACTCAATTAAACTATTCATGGCATACAATGACAAAGAGATTGCTATTGGGGGGACAATCATTTATGAGATGCCGCAGGTAGTTCATACTCAATACATCTCAGCTTCCCCTGAAGGGAAAAAGATTGGAGCCCTCGACCTCCTATTTGACTATATTCTTAATAATGTATATGCCAATCATAAGGGCTACTTTGACTTTGGCAAGAGTACAGAAGAACAAGGAAAGGTTCTTAACGAACCACTTATTTTTCAAAAAGAAGGCTTTGGAGGACGTGGCGTTTGCTACGACTGTTATACATGGGAAACAAAGTCTAATATAGAGTAA
- a CDS encoding DegT/DnrJ/EryC1/StrS family aminotransferase, which produces MINYLSLQKITALHESEITTAVNQVLRSGWYLQGEHIALFENNYAQYIGTKYCVTCGNGLDALCLIFRAYIELGLLKEGDEVIVPANTYIATILSITENHLTPILVEPDINTLEIDEKQIEQAITSRTRAIMLVHLYGRCAYIPFIGDICKHHNLLLLEDNAQAHGCHFGNKRTGSLGTAAAHSFYPGKNLGALGDAGAVTTDDEQLAQTIRCLANYGSARKYEFTYKGRNSRMDEIQAAVLNVKLPYLYKENQRRKYIAKAYFEGINNPHITLIKDNDRDNVYHIFPILCPSRNRLQQYLKENGVETMIHYPIPPHQQQAYEEWNRRHYPITDLIHQQELSLPCNPTMTDEEVHEIINCINKYQ; this is translated from the coding sequence ATGATAAACTATCTCTCACTTCAAAAAATAACAGCATTACATGAATCAGAGATTACTACAGCTGTTAATCAGGTACTACGTTCTGGCTGGTATCTGCAGGGGGAGCATATAGCTTTATTTGAAAATAATTATGCACAATACATTGGTACAAAGTACTGTGTAACATGTGGTAATGGGCTTGATGCACTCTGTCTTATCTTCCGTGCCTATATAGAATTAGGACTTCTCAAAGAAGGAGACGAGGTCATTGTGCCTGCTAATACTTACATCGCGACAATCCTATCCATCACCGAAAACCATCTTACCCCTATCCTTGTAGAACCGGATATCAACACTTTAGAGATTGATGAGAAACAGATTGAACAAGCTATCACCTCTCGTACACGTGCCATTATGCTTGTACACCTTTATGGAAGATGTGCCTATATACCTTTCATTGGCGACATTTGTAAACACCATAACCTCTTACTGCTCGAAGATAATGCGCAAGCGCACGGCTGTCACTTTGGTAACAAACGTACAGGGAGTCTAGGGACTGCTGCAGCGCATAGCTTTTACCCTGGTAAGAATCTTGGTGCCTTAGGAGATGCAGGAGCTGTGACAACCGATGATGAACAATTGGCACAAACCATCCGTTGCCTTGCAAACTATGGTTCTGCACGTAAATATGAGTTTACTTACAAGGGAAGAAACAGTCGTATGGACGAGATCCAAGCTGCTGTGTTGAACGTGAAACTACCTTATCTTTACAAGGAAAATCAACGTAGAAAATACATTGCAAAAGCTTACTTTGAGGGTATTAATAACCCGCATATAACATTAATAAAGGATAATGACAGAGATAATGTTTATCATATCTTCCCTATTCTCTGTCCTTCTCGCAATCGTTTACAACAATATCTAAAAGAAAACGGCGTTGAAACAATGATACACTACCCCATTCCACCACATCAGCAACAAGCATATGAAGAATGGAATAGACGTCATTATCCTATCACAGATTTAATCCATCAGCAAGAACTATCTCTTCCTTGCAACCCTACCATGACTGATGAAGAAGTTCATGAGATCATTAACTGTATCAATAAGTATCAATAA
- a CDS encoding glycoside hydrolase family 125 protein, whose translation MRKITYITSTFVALMMLNAQSVSAENINDIPANQLTCPADAVTFTSKRPKEAERLFHSDAVEKEIKDIVKKLTNKRLAWMFENCFPNTLDTTVHYGEDADGTPDTYVYTGDIPAMWLRDSGAQVWPYVQLASKDKKLKKMLAGVINRQFKCINIDPYANAFNHYPDPNGRWMTDETDMKPELHERKFEIDSLCYPIRLAYEYWKITGDTNVFGPEWIKTVENILKTFRTQQKKDGRGTYKFLRVTDRALDTMNNAGWGAPVKPIGLIASAFRPSDDTTTLQFLVPSNFMTVSSLRKAAEILTKVNKNTALAAQCTDLANEVSDALKKYAVYDHPKYGKIYAYEVDGFGSYFLMDDANVPSLLAMPYLGDVSIDDPIYQNTRRYVWSEDNPYFHRGKAGEGIGGPHIGNDMIWPMSIMMRAFTSKNDDEIRQCIEMLMNTDAGKGFIHESFYKDDANNYTRDWFAWQNTLFGELIIKLVSDGKLDLLNSIK comes from the coding sequence ATGAGAAAAATCACCTATATCACCTCTACATTTGTTGCGCTAATGATGTTGAATGCACAATCTGTAAGTGCTGAGAATATCAATGATATACCAGCTAATCAACTTACTTGCCCAGCAGATGCTGTTACCTTTACATCAAAACGCCCTAAAGAAGCCGAGCGTCTTTTCCATTCTGATGCAGTTGAGAAAGAAATAAAGGATATTGTAAAGAAATTAACAAACAAACGTTTGGCATGGATGTTTGAGAATTGCTTCCCCAATACACTCGATACCACTGTACACTATGGTGAAGATGCCGATGGAACACCTGACACATACGTTTATACAGGTGATATTCCTGCGATGTGGCTTCGCGACTCGGGTGCACAAGTGTGGCCATACGTACAGTTGGCTAGCAAGGATAAGAAACTAAAGAAGATGCTTGCTGGAGTTATCAATCGTCAATTCAAGTGTATAAACATCGATCCATACGCTAATGCTTTTAATCATTATCCAGATCCAAATGGCCGATGGATGACTGATGAAACTGATATGAAACCAGAGTTGCACGAACGTAAGTTTGAGATTGACTCACTTTGCTATCCTATCCGTCTCGCTTATGAATATTGGAAGATAACAGGTGATACAAATGTCTTTGGACCAGAATGGATTAAAACAGTAGAAAATATACTCAAAACATTCCGCACGCAACAGAAGAAAGATGGTAGAGGAACCTACAAGTTCTTACGTGTCACGGACCGTGCACTCGACACAATGAACAATGCAGGATGGGGTGCTCCCGTTAAGCCAATAGGTTTGATAGCTTCAGCTTTCCGTCCTTCTGACGACACAACAACCTTGCAGTTCCTCGTACCTTCGAACTTTATGACTGTTTCTTCACTTCGCAAAGCAGCAGAGATTTTGACCAAGGTAAATAAGAATACAGCGCTTGCAGCACAATGTACTGACCTTGCCAACGAAGTTAGTGATGCCTTAAAGAAGTATGCAGTATATGACCATCCTAAATATGGGAAAATATATGCTTACGAAGTTGATGGCTTTGGAAGCTATTTCCTGATGGATGATGCTAACGTACCAAGCCTCTTGGCAATGCCTTATCTTGGTGATGTTAGTATAGACGATCCAATCTATCAGAATACTCGCCGTTATGTATGGAGCGAGGATAATCCTTATTTCCATCGTGGAAAGGCTGGAGAAGGAATTGGGGGACCACATATTGGCAACGATATGATATGGCCTATGTCAATCATGATGCGCGCTTTCACGTCAAAAAATGATGATGAAATACGTCAATGTATTGAAATGTTGATGAATACTGATGCTGGCAAAGGTTTCATCCATGAAAGCTTCTATAAGGATGATGCTAACAACTACACACGCGACTGGTTTGCATGGCAAAATACATTGTTTGGTGAACTGATTATTAAGTTGGTAAGTGATGGTAAACTAGACTTGCTCAACAGCATAAAATAG
- a CDS encoding YihY/virulence factor BrkB family protein, giving the protein MKIDIERIKYFLTVGMFMKTEHSSKRRNMLIKQLQKFYLTVKFFFVRDHAAFTAQLSFSMIMAIVPIASMIFAIANGFGFGQFLEKQFREMLSAQPEAATWLLKLTQSYLVHAKTGLFIGIGLMIMLYSVFSLIRTVETAFDNIWQVKDSRSLSRIVIDYTALMFLVPISIIILSGLSIYFYSFVENLNGLRFLGTIASFSLRYLVPWSILTLMFIVLYVFMPNAKVKITKTVAPAMIASIAMLCLQAVYIHGQIFLTSYNAIYGSFAALPLFMLWILASWYICLFCAELCYFNQNLEYYECLIDTEEICHNDLLILCATVLSHICQRFANDQKPQTALQIKSETHIPIRVMTDILYRLKEVNLISENFSPTSDEVTYTPTHDTNNITVGEMIARLESTPAFDFALLGFSPKKAWNNDIYNRVRSIREIYLKELKSINIKELISYSEN; this is encoded by the coding sequence ATGAAGATAGATATAGAAAGGATTAAGTACTTCTTAACTGTTGGTATGTTCATGAAAACTGAGCATAGTTCAAAGCGTAGAAATATGCTAATCAAACAGCTTCAGAAGTTTTATCTTACTGTCAAATTCTTTTTTGTGCGCGATCATGCTGCTTTCACGGCACAACTTTCGTTTTCTATGATAATGGCAATCGTGCCCATAGCATCTATGATTTTTGCTATTGCAAATGGCTTTGGTTTTGGGCAGTTTCTCGAAAAACAATTTCGTGAAATGTTGTCTGCACAACCCGAAGCGGCTACTTGGCTGTTAAAGCTTACGCAGTCTTACCTTGTTCATGCTAAGACTGGACTCTTTATCGGAATAGGACTGATGATAATGCTTTATAGTGTTTTCTCTCTGATTAGAACGGTAGAGACTGCTTTTGATAATATATGGCAGGTTAAAGATAGTCGCTCTCTTAGTAGGATAGTCATAGATTATACGGCTTTAATGTTTCTCGTACCTATTAGCATTATCATTCTTTCAGGACTTAGCATCTATTTCTATAGCTTTGTAGAGAATCTAAATGGTTTGCGCTTTCTCGGAACTATTGCGAGCTTTTCACTTCGTTATCTTGTGCCATGGTCTATCCTTACCCTTATGTTCATTGTGCTTTATGTTTTCATGCCCAATGCGAAGGTTAAGATTACGAAGACAGTTGCTCCTGCGATGATAGCCAGTATCGCTATGCTTTGCTTACAAGCGGTTTATATACATGGACAGATTTTTCTTACAAGTTATAATGCCATTTATGGTTCGTTTGCAGCACTTCCACTGTTTATGTTGTGGATACTTGCATCGTGGTATATCTGTCTATTCTGTGCAGAACTCTGTTATTTTAATCAAAATTTAGAGTACTATGAGTGTCTGATAGATACAGAAGAAATATGTCATAATGACCTTTTAATACTGTGTGCGACTGTATTGAGCCATATCTGTCAACGTTTTGCAAATGACCAAAAGCCTCAGACTGCATTGCAAATAAAGTCTGAAACGCATATTCCTATTCGTGTGATGACGGATATTCTCTATAGATTAAAAGAGGTCAATCTCATCTCGGAGAACTTTTCACCTACTTCTGATGAAGTAACTTATACGCCTACGCACGATACAAATAACATAACTGTAGGTGAAATGATTGCTCGTTTAGAATCTACTCCAGCATTTGATTTTGCGCTTTTAGGTTTCTCTCCTAAAAAAGCATGGAACAATGACATATATAATAGGGTGAGAAGTATACGCGAGATTTATCTTAAAGAGTTGAAATCAATCAATATTAAAGAACTAATAAGTTATTCAGAGAATTAA
- a CDS encoding IS3 family transposase encodes MSKEKREHRKLTEKIVVRAVMDVRADAPRIGAQKLLHMLMDIYPGLMLGRDRFYQLMHKHHLMLKPSRCRHTTNSNHNYFKYKNTAKGMVLTRPAQLWVADITYIDTEDGVVYLHLITDAFTHEIIGWKLSDSLQAVNTLAALDMAIEHSQGMNLSLMTHHSDRGVQYCSNAYVARLESIHSGISMTEDYNPTDNAIAERVNGIIKQEWLYHMKRPKNLDDARCTIAGIIDFYNNKRPHMSNGMLTPRQMREKHCNVA; translated from the coding sequence GTGAGTAAAGAGAAGAGGGAGCATCGTAAACTTACTGAGAAAATTGTCGTACGTGCAGTAATGGATGTTCGTGCAGATGCTCCTCGAATAGGTGCACAGAAACTTTTGCACATGCTTATGGATATCTATCCTGGCTTAATGCTTGGGCGCGACAGGTTCTACCAGCTAATGCACAAGCATCACCTTATGCTGAAGCCATCCAGATGTCGCCACACCACGAACTCCAATCACAACTATTTCAAGTATAAGAACACGGCAAAAGGAATGGTTCTTACACGTCCTGCACAACTCTGGGTAGCAGACATCACATATATAGATACTGAGGATGGTGTGGTCTATCTTCACCTCATAACCGATGCATTCACTCATGAGATAATCGGATGGAAGCTTTCTGACAGTCTGCAGGCTGTCAATACGCTTGCTGCCCTAGACATGGCAATAGAACATTCACAGGGTATGAATCTCTCGCTGATGACGCACCACTCTGATCGTGGGGTTCAATACTGCAGCAACGCCTACGTGGCAAGGCTGGAGAGTATACACTCGGGCATAAGCATGACTGAAGACTACAACCCTACAGATAATGCAATCGCCGAAAGAGTGAACGGAATAATAAAGCAAGAGTGGCTCTACCACATGAAACGACCGAAGAACCTCGATGATGCACGATGCACTATTGCTGGTATCATAGACTTCTACAACAATAAGAGACCCCATATGAGCAACGGCATGCTTACGCCAAGACAAATGAGAGAAAAGCACTGCAATGTAGCATAA
- a CDS encoding transposase, producing the protein MGSKHSKHRTFSEDFILTLLREYYSSEVSINFICRKYGINSASFYQWQKKYDLDEKKLSLSHDIITKLKAMRSKKAMEKAPLTREEELEEQVSNLKKALEYSELRNQGLMKVIEISSKEYGEDLLKKAGAKQ; encoded by the coding sequence ATGGGAAGTAAACATTCTAAACACAGAACATTCAGTGAGGACTTTATTCTCACTTTACTTCGTGAGTATTACTCATCAGAAGTGTCAATTAATTTCATCTGTCGTAAGTACGGCATTAATAGTGCCAGCTTTTATCAATGGCAAAAAAAGTATGATTTAGATGAAAAAAAGCTATCTTTGTCGCATGATATTATTACTAAATTAAAAGCTATGCGTAGTAAGAAAGCTATGGAGAAAGCCCCTCTAACTCGTGAGGAAGAGCTTGAAGAACAAGTATCGAATTTGAAGAAAGCTTTGGAGTATTCTGAACTTCGCAATCAAGGTTTGATGAAAGTCATAGAGATAAGCAGTAAGGAATATGGTGAGGATTTGCTAAAAAAAGCTGGCGCCAAGCAGTAG
- a CDS encoding MBOAT family O-acyltransferase produces the protein MEISYFFSQFMAILKNFLQSIESYVSSLDFAKVADIFLYNPREPLLFSSGAFLFIFLVFMIGYYCLRNKVDGRLFFVTLFSYYFFYKSSSFYFLLLLIVTVSDFYIARRVAKGKHPKLWLALTLLIDLGLLAYFKYTNFFAGMVTQMIGGNFQPWDIFLPVGISFYTFKTISYVVDIYRKKAEPMESLLDYAFYVSFFPTLLAGPITRATDFGPQIRKPLHISREMFAQGVFFIIIGLFKKAVISDYISQNFVDRIFDNPTLFSGGEVLLGLYGYCIQIYCDFSGYSDMAIGIALLLGFKIPMNFNAPLTADSMTDFWRRWHISLSTWIRDYVYISLGGNKKGTLRMYFNQMVAMTACGLWHGASLNFIVWGVLHGALVCVHKFWSQTVLKHDRRYHPSGLRRFISVFITFHVLCFTWLFFRCKDFDAVWVMVKQMFTKFNPSVLPDVFMGYKYVFLLMIFALLTHWIPDSWQNRCVRILEKGGVLLSAIAITIVIFIIMQVKSSDIQPFIYFQF, from the coding sequence ATGGAAATAAGTTATTTCTTTAGTCAGTTCATGGCTATATTAAAAAATTTCTTACAGAGTATTGAGTCGTATGTCTCAAGCCTTGATTTTGCAAAGGTTGCTGATATATTTCTTTACAATCCACGCGAACCACTGCTTTTCTCTTCAGGAGCGTTTCTTTTTATCTTCCTAGTCTTTATGATAGGTTATTACTGCCTGCGAAACAAGGTGGATGGAAGACTTTTCTTTGTCACGCTCTTCTCTTATTATTTCTTTTATAAGAGTAGTAGCTTCTATTTCCTATTATTACTTATCGTAACTGTCAGCGACTTCTATATTGCAAGACGTGTTGCTAAGGGAAAGCATCCTAAGTTGTGGTTGGCTTTGACATTGTTGATAGACCTTGGATTATTGGCTTACTTTAAATATACCAACTTCTTTGCTGGAATGGTTACACAGATGATTGGTGGAAACTTCCAACCTTGGGATATTTTCTTACCAGTAGGAATTAGCTTCTACACCTTTAAGACAATTTCATACGTTGTAGACATATACAGAAAGAAGGCTGAGCCAATGGAGTCATTGCTTGACTATGCGTTCTACGTCAGCTTCTTCCCAACACTTCTTGCTGGTCCGATTACGCGTGCAACAGACTTCGGTCCACAGATTCGCAAGCCGTTACATATCAGCCGTGAAATGTTTGCTCAAGGAGTATTCTTTATTATCATTGGTCTCTTTAAGAAAGCGGTTATCTCTGATTATATCTCACAAAACTTTGTAGATCGTATCTTTGACAACCCAACGCTCTTCTCTGGTGGCGAGGTTCTTCTTGGTCTTTATGGCTACTGTATTCAGATTTACTGCGACTTCTCTGGCTATTCTGATATGGCAATTGGTATTGCATTGCTGCTTGGATTTAAGATTCCAATGAACTTCAATGCACCGCTTACAGCCGATTCCATGACTGATTTCTGGCGTCGTTGGCATATCTCGCTCTCTACTTGGATTCGTGATTATGTCTATATCTCACTTGGTGGAAACAAGAAGGGAACACTTCGCATGTATTTCAATCAGATGGTGGCTATGACGGCTTGCGGTCTTTGGCACGGAGCTTCGTTGAACTTCATTGTTTGGGGTGTCTTGCATGGTGCATTGGTTTGTGTACATAAGTTCTGGTCTCAGACTGTTTTGAAGCACGATCGTCGTTATCATCCCTCTGGTCTTCGTCGGTTTATTTCAGTATTCATTACTTTCCACGTTCTCTGTTTCACATGGTTGTTCTTCCGTTGCAAGGACTTTGATGCAGTGTGGGTTATGGTAAAGCAAATGTTTACGAAGTTCAATCCTTCCGTACTTCCTGACGTCTTCATGGGGTATAAGTATGTATTCTTACTGATGATATTTGCGCTTCTTACGCATTGGATTCCAGACTCATGGCAAAACCGTTGTGTTCGTATCTTAGAGAAGGGTGGTGTCTTACTCTCTGCAATTGCAATTACGATTGTTATCTTTATTATTATGCAGGTAAAGAGTTCTGATATACAGCCATTTATTTACTTCCAGTTCTAA
- a CDS encoding TetR/AcrR family transcriptional regulator translates to MQSTATETTYRQELKEKILITAVELFHKNGIKSVKMDDIANELKISKRTLYEIYSNKEELLFEVVRQDGLREKRRMDEIIETGMNVINIIAEICRFRIEEFSHINPLFFEEIHKYPELLSYVRRLHDERETDANAFIQRGIGEGLFLPNVNYQIVRKLTGALQESIMSQYLYKEYDVKELAHVGMLFFIRAFCTLKGVELLDEELSTLTLS, encoded by the coding sequence ATGCAAAGTACAGCAACAGAAACCACTTATCGGCAAGAACTTAAAGAGAAAATTCTCATTACTGCCGTTGAACTTTTCCATAAGAATGGAATAAAGAGTGTGAAGATGGATGACATTGCTAATGAACTCAAGATTTCAAAACGTACACTCTATGAGATCTATAGCAATAAGGAAGAACTTCTTTTTGAAGTTGTTCGACAGGATGGTTTGAGAGAAAAACGTAGGATGGATGAAATCATCGAAACGGGAATGAATGTGATCAATATAATTGCAGAAATCTGTCGTTTCCGTATTGAAGAGTTTAGTCATATTAACCCTCTTTTTTTTGAAGAAATTCATAAGTATCCAGAGTTGCTTTCTTATGTGCGTAGGTTACATGATGAACGGGAGACTGATGCAAATGCTTTTATTCAGCGTGGTATAGGTGAAGGTTTGTTCCTTCCTAATGTAAACTATCAAATTGTACGTAAACTTACTGGCGCATTACAAGAATCAATCATGAGTCAGTACCTTTATAAAGAATATGATGTAAAGGAACTAGCACATGTTGGTATGTTATTCTTTATTCGCGCTTTTTGTACATTGAAAGGTGTTGAATTATTGGATGAAGAATTGAGTACGCTTACATTATCATAA
- a CDS encoding NADP-dependent malic enzyme, giving the protein MVKVTKEAALEYHSNGRPGKIEVKPTKPYSTQSDLSLAYSPGVAYPCLEIQQNPDDVYKYTDKGNLVAVISNGTAVLGLGNIGAMSGKPVMEGKGLLFKIYGGIDVFDIELDEQDPDKFCEAVEKIASTFGGINLEDIKAPECFAIEERLKRTLDIPVMHDDQHGTAIISAAGLKNALEVAGKNIADVKLVVNGAGAAAISCTKLYVALGLKKENIIMLDSKGVITSDSKNLTPQKALFATDRRDVHTLEEAIKGADVFVGLSKGNILTQNMIRSMNENPIVFALANPVPEISYDDAIEARPDVIMSTGRSDYPNQINNVIGFPYIFRGALDVHAKAINEEMKMAAVFAIADLAKQTVPDVVNEVYHVNDLTFGPKYFIPKPVDPRLITEVSAAVAKAAMDSGVARTPIKDFKEYKQRLLQMLGQETKLANSLHATAAKHPQRIVFAEGGHQTMMKAAVQAKQEGICIPILLGNPDRLNRVANRLKLDISDIEIVDMRADKEQGRRATYAKHLAEKRSREGYTFEEAYDKMYERNYFGMSMVENGDADAFITGLYTKYSNTIKVAKDVIGIRPEYKYFGTMHILNTKKGVYYIADTLINRHPDAEVLTDMAKLSASSVRFFNDKPVIAMLSYSNFGSDKEGSPLKVHTAVEQLQKEYPKLAIDGEMQVNFALNKELRDEKFPFTRLKGLDVNTLIFPDLSSANSGYKLLQALSPDSEVIGPIQMGLNKPIHFTDFECSVRDIVNITAVAAIDAYVEKIKKEAL; this is encoded by the coding sequence ATGGTCAAGGTAACAAAAGAAGCCGCTCTGGAATATCATAGCAACGGCCGTCCTGGCAAAATCGAAGTAAAGCCAACAAAGCCTTATAGCACACAGTCAGACCTCAGTCTGGCTTATTCACCTGGTGTGGCATACCCATGTTTGGAAATCCAACAGAATCCTGACGACGTATATAAATATACAGACAAAGGCAATTTGGTTGCCGTTATCAGTAATGGTACTGCTGTATTAGGTCTCGGTAATATCGGAGCTATGAGTGGTAAACCAGTTATGGAAGGTAAGGGTTTATTGTTCAAGATTTATGGTGGTATTGACGTATTCGACATAGAACTTGACGAACAAGACCCAGACAAGTTCTGTGAGGCTGTAGAAAAGATTGCATCTACCTTCGGTGGTATCAACCTTGAAGATATAAAAGCGCCTGAGTGCTTCGCTATTGAAGAACGCTTAAAGCGCACGCTCGACATTCCTGTTATGCATGATGATCAACACGGAACAGCTATCATTTCTGCTGCCGGTTTGAAGAATGCTTTGGAAGTGGCGGGTAAGAATATTGCTGACGTTAAGTTAGTGGTAAATGGTGCTGGCGCAGCAGCTATTTCATGTACAAAGTTATATGTAGCGTTGGGATTGAAGAAAGAGAATATTATTATGCTTGACTCAAAGGGCGTGATTACCTCTGATTCAAAGAATTTAACTCCACAGAAAGCCCTCTTTGCAACTGATCGACGTGACGTTCACACCTTAGAGGAAGCAATTAAAGGTGCAGACGTATTTGTCGGATTATCAAAGGGTAATATCCTGACACAGAACATGATCCGTTCAATGAACGAGAATCCTATTGTCTTTGCATTGGCTAACCCTGTTCCAGAGATATCATACGATGATGCTATCGAAGCACGTCCTGACGTAATCATGTCAACAGGTCGCTCTGATTACCCAAATCAGATTAACAATGTTATCGGTTTCCCATATATCTTCCGTGGGGCTTTGGATGTTCATGCGAAAGCAATCAATGAGGAGATGAAGATGGCTGCTGTTTTTGCTATTGCTGATCTAGCAAAACAAACAGTGCCTGACGTGGTGAATGAGGTTTATCATGTAAACGACCTCACATTCGGTCCTAAGTACTTTATTCCAAAGCCTGTTGACCCTCGACTAATAACAGAAGTTAGTGCTGCTGTAGCTAAGGCAGCAATGGATAGTGGAGTTGCTCGCACACCAATCAAAGACTTCAAAGAGTACAAGCAGAGACTACTCCAAATGTTAGGACAGGAAACAAAGCTGGCAAATTCACTCCACGCAACTGCGGCTAAACATCCACAGAGAATTGTATTTGCTGAAGGTGGACATCAGACAATGATGAAGGCTGCTGTACAGGCAAAACAAGAAGGAATCTGTATTCCAATACTTTTGGGAAACCCAGATCGTTTGAATCGCGTTGCCAACCGTTTAAAGCTTGATATCTCAGATATTGAGATTGTTGACATGCGTGCTGATAAAGAGCAGGGACGTCGTGCCACCTATGCTAAACACTTAGCGGAGAAGCGTTCACGCGAGGGTTATACCTTTGAAGAGGCATACGATAAGATGTACGAACGTAACTATTTTGGTATGTCTATGGTTGAAAATGGTGATGCAGATGCGTTTATCACAGGACTTTATACCAAATATAGCAATACAATTAAGGTAGCAAAGGATGTGATTGGTATTCGCCCAGAGTATAAATACTTTGGTACTATGCACATCCTAAACACGAAGAAAGGTGTATATTACATAGCAGATACGCTCATCAATCGTCATCCTGACGCAGAGGTATTAACTGATATGGCAAAACTATCTGCCAGTTCCGTTAGATTCTTCAATGATAAACCTGTTATTGCTATGCTCTCCTACTCTAACTTTGGTTCAGATAAGGAAGGTTCTCCATTGAAGGTACATACCGCTGTCGAGCAGCTACAGAAGGAATATCCTAAGTTGGCCATTGATGGTGAAATGCAGGTTAATTTCGCACTAAATAAAGAATTACGTGATGAGAAATTCCCATTCACTCGTCTGAAGGGATTAGACGTCAACACGCTCATCTTCCCAGACTTGTCTTCTGCGAATAGTGGCTACAAACTCTTACAGGCTTTAAGCCCTGATTCAGAGGTGATTGGTCCTATCCAAATGGGTCTGAACAAACCTATTCACTTTACTGATTTTGAATGTTCTGTTCGCGACATTGTGAACATAACGGCTGTTGCTGCTATTGATGCTTACGTTGAGAAAATAAAAAAAGAGGCACTATAA
- a CDS encoding DUF4295 domain-containing protein → MAKKAVATLHEGSTDGRAYSKVIKMVKSPKTGAYIFDEQMVPNEAVKDFFKN, encoded by the coding sequence ATGGCAAAGAAAGCGGTCGCTACCCTCCACGAAGGTTCTACGGATGGTCGCGCATATTCAAAGGTTATCAAGATGGTTAAGAGCCCAAAGACTGGTGCTTACATCTTCGATGAGCAGATGGTCCCAAATGAGGCTGTCAAGGATTTCTTTAAGAATTAA